A single window of Rhizobium sp. SL42 DNA harbors:
- a CDS encoding helix-turn-helix domain-containing protein, giving the protein MMPQQPVVQDESVPVHPDHDPRHPLVIFGDHRFCAGEALFVQRMAGPHMHSQIELNFVLDGHMTYWFDGRELTVGKGRLCLFWGMIPHQVIDRADGTRFICLYVPMSFFLGLANLTRFRDAVFRGAMIEATELRPYDRDIFLRWREELLSGDEGLSEIVRNELTARVLRIERDGWRDLREEGSAIASLGHSDSERVENVERMLRYIAEHALDEISAEDVGRDAGLHPNYAMSVFKRAVGLTINQAIIRHRLDTAQSLLIATDLSITDVSFESGFGSVSRFYEAFSDRFNEKPTAFRKRMRSKGGAPT; this is encoded by the coding sequence ATGATGCCTCAGCAACCCGTTGTTCAGGACGAATCCGTCCCCGTTCATCCCGACCACGACCCGCGTCATCCGCTGGTGATCTTCGGTGACCATCGCTTTTGTGCCGGCGAAGCCCTTTTCGTCCAGCGCATGGCCGGTCCGCATATGCACAGCCAGATCGAACTCAATTTCGTCCTTGATGGTCATATGACCTACTGGTTCGACGGCCGCGAATTGACCGTCGGCAAGGGCCGCCTGTGCCTGTTCTGGGGCATGATCCCGCACCAGGTGATCGATCGCGCGGACGGAACCCGCTTCATATGCCTCTATGTGCCGATGTCCTTCTTCCTTGGGCTCGCCAATCTTACCCGATTTCGCGACGCGGTGTTTCGCGGCGCGATGATCGAGGCGACGGAACTTCGCCCTTACGACCGCGACATCTTCCTGCGCTGGCGCGAGGAGCTTCTGTCGGGCGACGAGGGATTGAGCGAAATCGTCCGCAACGAACTGACCGCTCGCGTGTTGCGCATAGAACGCGACGGCTGGCGCGACCTGCGCGAGGAAGGCTCGGCGATTGCCAGCCTCGGCCATAGCGACAGCGAAAGGGTGGAGAATGTCGAACGCATGCTGCGCTACATTGCCGAGCACGCGCTGGATGAAATCTCGGCCGAGGACGTCGGTCGCGATGCGGGTCTGCATCCTAACTATGCCATGTCCGTCTTCAAGCGCGCCGTCGGCCTGACGATCAACCAGGCGATTATCCGCCACCGCCTCGACACGGCCCAGTCGCTGCTGATTGCAACCGACCTGTCGATCACCGACGTCTCCTTCGAATCCGGCTTCGGCTCGGTGTCGCGATTTTATGAAGCCTTCAGCGATCGCTTCAACGAGAAACCGACTGCATTCCGCAAGCGCATGCGCTCAAAGGGCGGCGCTCCGACGTGA
- a CDS encoding carbohydrate ABC transporter permease: protein MFPTPIEKASRFVQVGYKILLPVALFLWLLPLIGVAITSVRPAGDLAAGNYFGIPSAFAGVENYTAVFRDSPIGWYILNSFKVTIPTVIGAVALSCLTGFALAVYKFKSNLVLFFLFVAGNFIPFQILMVPVRDMTLRAGLYDTTMGLVLFHVAFQTGFCTLFMRNFIKGLPFALIESARVEGVSEWRIFRHIVLPLMRPAIAALSVLVFTFVWNDYFWATVLVQGQHAMPVTAGLYSLNGQWVAAWHLVSAGSIVAALPPVAMFFLMQRHFIAGLTLGATKG, encoded by the coding sequence ATGTTCCCGACACCCATCGAAAAAGCCTCGCGCTTCGTCCAGGTCGGCTACAAGATCCTGCTGCCGGTGGCGCTGTTTCTCTGGCTGCTGCCGTTGATCGGGGTGGCGATCACTTCGGTGCGGCCTGCCGGCGATCTGGCTGCCGGCAACTACTTCGGCATTCCGTCCGCCTTTGCCGGGGTCGAGAACTATACCGCCGTGTTCCGCGATTCGCCGATCGGCTGGTACATCCTGAATTCGTTCAAGGTGACGATCCCGACGGTGATCGGAGCGGTTGCGCTGTCCTGCCTCACCGGCTTTGCGCTCGCGGTCTACAAGTTCAAGAGCAACCTCGTGCTGTTCTTCCTGTTTGTCGCCGGCAATTTCATTCCGTTCCAGATCCTGATGGTGCCTGTGCGTGACATGACGCTGAGGGCCGGGCTTTACGATACGACGATGGGCCTCGTGCTGTTCCATGTCGCCTTCCAGACCGGCTTCTGTACGCTGTTCATGCGCAATTTCATCAAGGGTCTGCCGTTTGCGCTGATCGAGTCTGCGCGCGTAGAGGGCGTGTCGGAATGGCGGATCTTCCGTCACATCGTGCTGCCCCTGATGCGTCCGGCGATTGCGGCGCTTTCGGTGCTGGTCTTCACCTTTGTGTGGAACGACTATTTCTGGGCCACCGTGCTGGTGCAGGGACAGCATGCGATGCCGGTGACGGCCGGCCTCTATTCGCTGAACGGCCAGTGGGTTGCCGCCTGGCACCTGGTTTCCGCCGGTTCGATCGTCGCGGCGCTGCCGCCGGTCGCCATGTTCTTCCTGATGCAACGGCATTTCATTGCCGGCCTGACGCTTGGAGCTACCAAGGGATGA
- a CDS encoding GntR family transcriptional regulator: MAKQNTVFKDAYNRTLKLIGETDSLPSEPELGGILGVSRTTVRAVLTRLGETGLIVWDKRAKTVLRRPVKTDYFPSEETDSLSEIIERSFMRRILAGGAQPGMQINELELAREIGTGTTSVREFLIRFSRFGLIEKRPNSHWVLKGFTREFALELTEVREMFELRSAARFGHLDEDHPAWGELKEVEAQHRALLADIDNRYSEFSELDERFHLLVQKASSNRFIIDFYDIISIVFHYHYQWNKTNARARNARALEEHLDYIDALFSRDERRIEEACRRHLKSARETLLQSIQDAE, translated from the coding sequence ATGGCCAAGCAAAACACCGTCTTCAAGGATGCGTATAACCGCACGCTGAAGCTGATCGGGGAGACCGACAGCCTGCCGTCCGAACCGGAGCTCGGCGGGATCCTCGGCGTCAGTCGGACAACCGTGCGCGCGGTGCTGACACGGCTTGGAGAAACCGGCCTTATCGTCTGGGACAAGCGGGCGAAAACGGTCCTCAGACGGCCGGTCAAGACCGATTATTTTCCGTCCGAGGAAACAGATTCCCTGTCGGAGATCATCGAGCGCAGCTTCATGCGCCGCATCCTTGCCGGCGGTGCGCAGCCGGGCATGCAGATCAATGAACTGGAGCTGGCGCGCGAGATCGGCACGGGGACGACGAGCGTCCGCGAATTCCTGATCCGTTTCAGCCGTTTCGGGCTGATCGAAAAGCGGCCGAACAGCCATTGGGTGCTCAAGGGATTCACCCGCGAGTTCGCACTGGAGCTGACGGAGGTGCGTGAGATGTTCGAACTGCGCTCGGCGGCGCGATTTGGCCATCTGGATGAAGATCACCCCGCCTGGGGCGAGCTGAAAGAGGTCGAGGCCCAGCACCGCGCATTGCTGGCGGATATCGACAATCGCTATTCCGAATTCTCCGAACTCGACGAACGTTTCCATCTGCTGGTTCAAAAGGCGTCCAGCAACAGGTTCATCATCGATTTCTACGACATCATCTCGATCGTCTTCCACTATCACTACCAGTGGAACAAGACCAATGCGCGCGCCCGCAATGCGCGGGCTCTCGAAGAGCATCTCGACTATATCGACGCCTTGTTTTCACGCGATGAGAGGCGGATCGAGGAGGCTTGCCGGCGGCATCTGAAATCCGCCCGCGAGACGCTGCTGCAATCGATCCAGGATGCGGAGTGA
- a CDS encoding carbohydrate ABC transporter permease has protein sequence MSNAVSPQSSVRPSSGFWKKNQQTLAPWLFLAPGMLMFVIYVLVPIFQSIWISFHDWDGLGEQVWIGFGNYAELLDDDTFYVALKNNLIWLVLYLLSIPAGLAAALFLNQTVAGIRLYKSLFFFPFVISQVVVGLMFTWFYAPDFGLFSKLTEWLTGEQIAVLADERFVTYGIIVAGLWPQTAYCMILYLTGLNNINPEQVEAARMDGAKGFKLLWNIILPQLGPATFIAMVVTVIGSLRSFDLVSVMTAGGPYGSSQVLSYFMYEQALSEYGFRMGYGAAIAVVLFLIMMVFISLFIVRMLRQERNA, from the coding sequence GTGAGCAACGCCGTCTCCCCCCAGTCCAGCGTCAGGCCCTCGTCCGGCTTCTGGAAGAAAAACCAGCAGACGCTGGCGCCCTGGCTGTTTCTTGCGCCGGGCATGCTGATGTTCGTGATTTATGTCCTGGTGCCGATCTTCCAGTCCATCTGGATCAGCTTCCATGACTGGGACGGGCTGGGTGAGCAGGTCTGGATCGGGTTTGGCAACTATGCCGAACTGCTCGACGACGACACCTTCTATGTCGCGCTGAAGAACAACCTGATCTGGCTGGTGCTCTATCTCCTGTCGATCCCGGCGGGTCTTGCGGCCGCCCTGTTCCTCAACCAGACGGTTGCCGGCATCCGGCTCTACAAGTCGCTGTTCTTCTTTCCCTTCGTGATCAGCCAGGTCGTCGTCGGCCTGATGTTCACCTGGTTTTACGCGCCGGATTTCGGCCTGTTCTCCAAGCTGACGGAGTGGTTGACCGGCGAGCAGATCGCCGTGCTCGCCGACGAACGTTTCGTCACTTACGGCATCATCGTTGCCGGTCTCTGGCCGCAGACGGCCTATTGCATGATCCTCTATCTGACCGGTCTCAACAACATCAATCCCGAGCAGGTGGAAGCCGCCCGGATGGATGGCGCCAAAGGCTTCAAGCTGTTGTGGAACATCATCCTGCCGCAACTCGGTCCGGCGACCTTCATCGCCATGGTGGTGACCGTCATCGGCTCGCTGCGCTCCTTCGACCTTGTTTCCGTCATGACGGCCGGCGGTCCCTACGGCTCGAGCCAGGTTCTCTCCTACTTCATGTATGAGCAGGCGCTGTCGGAATACGGCTTCCGCATGGGCTATGGCGCGGCGATCGCCGTCGTCCTGTTCCTGATCATGATGGTCTTCATCTCGCTGTTCATCGTTCGCATGCTGCGCCAGGAAAGGAACGCCTGA
- a CDS encoding ABC transporter substrate-binding protein encodes MTLFKSLSGLALSVALFSTAAFAGEITINSDHSDPVPKKAMEELIADFQKANPDVTVKWNNFDHEGYKSAIRNFLTADAPDVVAWYAGNRMEPFVKAGLFEDVTDVWTANGLDEQLKSSAPSMTIDGKKWGMPYTYYQWGIYYRKDIFAEQGITPPKTWAELLAASEKLKAAGITPFTIGTKALWPTGGWFDYLNLRVNGYEFHMELTSGKVPYTDPRVKAVFEKWGELVKAGYFIDNHAAIDWQDAVPQLVQGKAAMYLMGNFAVATFKEGGLKEEQIGFLQFPEITPGIPVAEEAPTDTFHIPSGAKNKEDAKKFLAYLASPAVQTKMNATLGQLPVNNTAEKPKDVFLDAGFTMLSNAHALAQFYDRDAQAEMAKAGMEGFQEFMVKPDNLDRILERLEKVRARVYK; translated from the coding sequence ATGACCCTTTTCAAGAGCCTGAGCGGGCTCGCGCTCTCCGTAGCGCTGTTCTCGACTGCCGCATTTGCCGGCGAAATCACCATCAATTCCGACCATTCCGATCCGGTGCCGAAGAAGGCAATGGAAGAGCTGATCGCCGACTTCCAGAAGGCCAATCCGGATGTGACGGTCAAGTGGAACAATTTCGACCACGAAGGCTACAAGTCAGCGATCCGCAACTTCCTCACGGCCGATGCGCCGGATGTGGTTGCTTGGTACGCCGGCAACCGCATGGAGCCCTTCGTCAAGGCTGGCCTGTTCGAGGATGTCACCGATGTCTGGACGGCCAATGGCCTCGACGAGCAGCTGAAGTCGTCGGCACCGTCGATGACCATCGACGGCAAGAAATGGGGCATGCCCTATACGTATTACCAGTGGGGTATTTACTACCGCAAGGACATCTTCGCCGAGCAGGGCATCACCCCGCCGAAGACCTGGGCCGAACTGCTGGCGGCATCGGAAAAGCTGAAAGCTGCCGGCATCACGCCGTTCACCATCGGTACCAAGGCCTTGTGGCCGACCGGCGGCTGGTTCGACTATCTGAACCTGCGCGTCAACGGCTACGAGTTCCACATGGAGCTGACCTCGGGCAAGGTTCCCTACACCGATCCGCGTGTAAAGGCCGTGTTCGAGAAGTGGGGTGAACTGGTCAAGGCCGGTTACTTCATCGACAATCACGCCGCGATCGACTGGCAGGATGCCGTGCCGCAACTGGTACAGGGCAAGGCCGCCATGTATCTGATGGGCAACTTCGCCGTCGCGACCTTCAAGGAAGGCGGCCTTAAGGAAGAGCAGATCGGCTTCCTGCAGTTCCCGGAAATCACCCCCGGCATCCCGGTGGCGGAAGAGGCTCCGACCGACACGTTCCACATTCCGTCGGGTGCAAAGAACAAGGAAGACGCCAAGAAGTTCCTGGCCTATCTCGCGTCTCCGGCGGTTCAGACCAAGATGAATGCGACGCTCGGCCAGCTGCCGGTCAACAATACTGCCGAGAAGCCGAAGGATGTGTTCCTCGATGCCGGCTTCACGATGCTGTCCAACGCCCATGCGCTGGCGCAGTTCTACGATCGTGACGCCCAGGCCGAAATGGCGAAGGCGGGCATGGAAGGCTTCCAGGAATTCATGGTCAAGCCCGACAATCTCGACCGCATTCTTGAGCGGCTCGAAAAGGTGCGTGCCCGCGTCTACAAGTAA
- a CDS encoding alpha-galactosidase: MSEIVTVDSGQFALSLRLPDLGMPEILSFGTVPAEVDALFDIERSSRVNGMDVAVPTSVLLPTGGMGFFGWPAISGHRAGRDFTAQFGGWLVKRDGNRTILNGDDAVAKLGIAITLTAHASGLISMATELTNLGEADYQLDRCMAATFLAPAGDVQVMSFTGIWGREFQTRRELLGNGTWVQESRRGRTSHDRFPMLFIESETQVFGVTLGWSGNHQMVIDRTDDGQRLVHLGELFEPGEIVLTPGESYTSPIAYAGADSQDFHAFVRDELTCWPGGRMSPRPVTLNTWEGNYFDHQMGSLKAQATAAAALGIERFVLDDGWFGKRDNDTTSLGDWDIDARKYPDGLKPLVDHVTGLGMQFGIWFEPEMVNPVSELYKARPDWALQVEGRPLLESRTQLVLDLTRPEVSDYLFGKIDAVLAHHAVSYVKWDMNRDLTHAGGRDGKAKIAAQTRAVYALMDRVRAAHPDVEIESCASGGGRIDYGALARTHRVWTSDCTDALERLEIQRGASAFVPPEILGSHISASPNHQTGRRHTLSFRALVAIAYHLGVELNPLELTEEERADLKVYIEAYKRLRGLLHAPGASFRLEPLDGRYVWGAAGPDKIVVIVAQGPQMVGEQPAPLKLPDSVIDLGGTWRIANVLPAPPQFVRISEGQTKLLAGEISFQLSSTGLAGLPLPMLMPESALLLELIPSKGGKTHG; the protein is encoded by the coding sequence ATGAGTGAAATCGTAACAGTTGACTCTGGCCAGTTCGCGCTCAGCCTGCGCCTGCCGGACCTCGGCATGCCGGAAATTCTGTCTTTCGGCACAGTGCCGGCAGAGGTCGATGCGCTGTTCGACATCGAGCGCTCGAGCCGCGTCAACGGCATGGATGTCGCCGTGCCGACATCGGTCCTGCTGCCGACGGGTGGCATGGGCTTCTTCGGATGGCCGGCGATTTCCGGCCATCGGGCCGGTCGTGATTTCACGGCGCAGTTCGGCGGATGGTTGGTCAAGCGGGACGGCAATCGCACTATCCTGAATGGGGACGATGCAGTGGCGAAGCTCGGCATCGCCATCACGCTCACCGCCCATGCTTCCGGGCTGATCTCGATGGCGACGGAGCTCACCAATCTGGGCGAGGCCGATTACCAGCTCGACCGCTGCATGGCGGCGACATTTCTCGCACCTGCCGGCGATGTGCAGGTGATGAGCTTTACCGGCATCTGGGGTCGCGAGTTCCAGACACGCCGCGAATTGCTCGGCAATGGCACCTGGGTGCAGGAGAGCCGGCGCGGCAGGACCTCGCATGACCGTTTCCCGATGCTGTTCATCGAAAGCGAAACCCAGGTCTTCGGCGTCACGCTCGGCTGGAGCGGCAATCACCAGATGGTCATCGACCGCACGGACGACGGCCAGCGGCTGGTGCATCTGGGTGAATTGTTCGAGCCGGGCGAGATCGTTTTGACACCGGGCGAGAGCTACACGAGCCCGATTGCCTATGCAGGCGCCGACAGCCAAGACTTCCACGCCTTCGTTCGTGACGAGCTGACCTGCTGGCCGGGTGGCCGGATGAGCCCGCGTCCGGTGACGCTGAACACCTGGGAAGGCAATTATTTCGATCACCAGATGGGGTCGCTCAAAGCCCAGGCGACGGCTGCGGCCGCGCTTGGCATCGAACGTTTCGTGCTCGATGACGGCTGGTTCGGCAAGCGCGACAATGACACGACCAGCCTTGGCGACTGGGATATCGATGCGCGCAAGTATCCCGACGGTTTGAAGCCGCTGGTTGATCACGTGACCGGTCTCGGCATGCAGTTCGGCATCTGGTTCGAGCCGGAAATGGTCAATCCCGTTTCCGAACTCTACAAGGCGCGTCCGGACTGGGCGCTGCAGGTCGAGGGCCGCCCGCTGCTCGAATCGCGCACCCAGCTGGTGCTCGACCTGACGCGGCCGGAAGTCTCCGATTATCTGTTCGGCAAGATCGATGCGGTGCTTGCCCATCATGCCGTGTCCTATGTGAAGTGGGACATGAACCGCGATCTTACCCATGCGGGTGGCCGTGACGGCAAGGCGAAGATCGCAGCGCAGACCCGCGCCGTCTATGCGCTGATGGACCGCGTGCGCGCTGCACACCCCGACGTCGAAATCGAAAGCTGTGCCTCCGGTGGCGGTCGCATCGACTATGGCGCCCTTGCCCGCACGCACCGTGTCTGGACATCTGATTGCACCGATGCACTGGAGCGTCTGGAAATCCAGCGCGGCGCCTCGGCCTTCGTGCCGCCTGAAATCCTCGGAAGCCATATTTCGGCCAGCCCGAACCACCAGACCGGACGGCGCCATACGCTGTCCTTCCGCGCCCTTGTCGCAATCGCCTATCATCTCGGCGTCGAGCTCAATCCGCTGGAACTGACCGAGGAAGAGCGCGCGGACCTCAAGGTCTATATCGAGGCCTATAAGCGATTGCGTGGCCTGTTGCATGCGCCGGGTGCATCCTTCCGGCTGGAGCCGCTCGACGGGCGCTATGTGTGGGGCGCTGCCGGACCTGACAAGATCGTCGTGATCGTGGCCCAGGGGCCGCAGATGGTCGGCGAACAGCCGGCACCGCTGAAGCTGCCCGATAGCGTCATCGATCTTGGCGGCACATGGCGGATCGCCAATGTGCTGCCGGCCCCACCGCAATTCGTCCGTATCTCCGAGGGGCAGACGAAACTTCTGGCGGGCGAGATCAGCTTCCAGTTGTCGAGCACCGGCCTTGCCGGCCTGCCGCTGCCAATGCTGATGCCGGAAAGTGCGCTGCTCCTCGAACTCATTCCTTCAAAGGGAGGCAAGACCCATGGCTGA